Genomic window (Flavobacterium oreochromis):
ACTTCCTATTCCTCTTGAACCTCCTGTGACTAATACACACTTCATAACTTATTTTTTAAGTTTATTTATTTTAGAAATACTTGTCCTTAATCGTACCTTTTGTCTGTAAACAACTTTCCTTCTTTAGTCTGAAAACCCTATTCATTAAAACATCTTACTTGAGAAGGCTTTGAATAAATCTCTTTTATTTGCATTAAAATTCTATCCAAAAGTTATTTTAAACTTAAAAGAGATTATGACTTTTCTTTTTTAATCTACAATCTCCTCTTTTAACTCTTATACATAAGCTAAAGCATCAGAACTAAAACATCCAGTATTTGTATAAATAGGTTGATGTTTTCATTTCCATTATCGTTATATATCCCACAACCCTTTATTTTTTTACAGTCGCTAAACTTCCCAAAAATGGCGTACTTTCTCATATTTAGGTTTTATATTTATATAACCCATTTTAGTTTTTCTCTAACCATTGTAACCTGATCATGATCCATATTATTTTAATAATATCTTCTAGAAACATAAACTTGATACTCTTTGACTAATCCGAATTTATCTTATTGCCTAGCCTATAAAAAATTACTTTTAAAAAAGCACTTATTCCATTATAACCGACTGCTACAACTTCTTTGCCATTCTGATTTATAACACTTCATAAATCTCTAATTTTAAGACGAGCAAGTTATCCACAAAAAAGAACATTATCATAATTTGAGTTCAGAAATACTTTCCTTGCATTATAAAAATACTCCTTGTTCAAAATCAAAAAGATTTTATTTCACAAGCTTAAACAAAGATTATCCTTATTCATCTATTGATCCTCCTTAGCTACAATACAGATATCGTTATTATTTTTTAAACTCGCTCAGGTAAGACTCATGAGTACTTTTCCTCTCAGACGAACAAATCCTGATTATTTTTTTATCTAAACAAGTATTAATTTTTCAACAAAATTTCTTGTTTTTTATATTTTGATTATATAACAACTTGTTCATCTCTTTTAATAAAACTAAACTTTTTGTTTTCTCTAAGTAGAGCTAATTATTAACAAAAAAATCTCTCTTCAATGATTTATTGCATTAGATAATCTTTTATTTTTTGGACATATGGATACATCACCATATCGTCTTTAAAAGTTGGTACAATTGTACGAACTTCATCATAAAATTTACGAGTAGAAGAGGATACTTGAGCTGCATAACCTAATGAATCAATTGCTTGAACAATAGTAATCATTTCGATAGCTAATACCTCAAAAGCATTTTCAATTACCTTACCTGCCATTACAGCTGAATTTGTTCCCATGGAAACAATATCTTGATTATCATTATTGTTCGGAATACTATGAACATACATTGGATTTGACAAAGTCTGTGACTCTGCGGTAGTAGATACTGCAGTAAATTGAACTCCTTGCATTCCAAAATTAAATCCTAATGTACCTAAATTAACAAATGGTGGTAATAATTCATTAATCTTAGAATTTAATAAGTAATTCAATTGTCTTTCTGCAAGCATAGTCATTTTAGCAACTACAATCTTCAATTTATCCATTTCTAGGGAAATATAATCACCGTGAAAATTACCTCCATGGTATACATGCTTATTTTTTACATCTATTATAGGGTTATCATTTGCTGAATTAATTTCATTTTCTAAAACCTTAGCTGTATTTTTTTATTGTATCTAAGACTGGACCTAAAATTTGAGGAACGCAACGTAATGAATAATATTCTTGTACTTTTTCTTTGAATACTTCTTCATTATTTTCACCATTATAGAGATGTTCTTCTCGCTTACGGACTAACGTACTATCTTTTAGATGTTCACGCATCATTTTTGCAATTTCTTGCTGACCATAATGATGTTTAGTATTATTTAGTTCAGCAGATAAATGGTCGTCATAAGCTTGCACTATTTCATTTATTGCACTTGCTATTTTTACTGACCAATCCAAAGCTTTTTGTGCATTATACACATTAACAATTCCAATACCGGTCATAACAGAGGTACCATTCATTAATGCTAATCCTTCGCGCAATTCAACTTTAATAGGTTCTAATCCCTCTACCTCTAAAACTTCTTTAGTCGTTTTTCTTTGGCCTTTATAAAAAACTTCTCCTTCACCTATTAAGGTTAGTGCTAAATGAGCTAACTGCACTAAATCTCCACTAGCTCCTACTCCTCCATGTTCAAAAATTAATGGTGTTATATCTCTATTAATAAATTCTTTCATTAGATTAATAACAGAAGGATGAACCCCTGAATTCCCTAATGACAACGTATTCAATCTTGCTAAGATAGCTGATTTTACATTGACTGGGTTTAGGGGGTTACCTGTACCTGATGAATGGCTTCTTATCAAGTTATACTGAAGCTGCAATCTATCTTGGTCTTTTATACGATATTGTGCCATAGGACCAAAACCTGTATTTACACCATAGATTATTTTATTTTCTGAAAATTTTTTTAAAAACTCAAAACTTTCTTCAACTCTGCTCAATACTTCTTGACTAATCTCTACATTTTGATTTTTAAACACTATGGAAATGAATTCTTCGAGCTTTAAATATTCTTGTATAACTCCCATCCAAACTAATTTTTATAACAATTGATTAATATCTTTTTTATTTGATATTATGTATTTATTTTTGAAGGTGCAAAGTTAATACATTCTCATAAAGAAAAAAGCAAATATGAAACAAGAATTTGTAGACGTTTTAGTAATCGGCGCTGGACCTTCTGGCTGTGTATCAGCATCTTATTTACACAATAACGGAACAAGTGTAAAAGTGGTCGAAAAAACCAAATTTCCAAGATTAGTAGTAGGTGAAAGTTTAATCCCTAGAGTAATGGATCATTTTTATGAGAGTGGACTTTTTCCGGCATTAGATTCCATGAATTTTGAAAAAAAATTAGGTGCTCGATTCATAAGAGGGGAAGAAATATGTGTTTTTGACTTTAGTATCAAACATGGTAAGGGATGGGATTGGACTTGGCAAGTACCTCGTGCTGATTTTGACAATACTTTAGCAGAAGAAGTTATCCGAAAGGGAATTGATTTAGAGTTCGAAACGGAGGTATTAGATGTAAAATTTGATGGTTCTAATTCTATAACAACAGTAAAAGATAAAAATGGAGAAACGAAAGAAATTCATGCTAAATTTATAATTGATTCTAGTGGATATGGCAGAGTATTACCTCGTTTATTAGACTTGGATACGCCTTCTAAGCTAGATCCTCATTCATCTATATTCACACATGTTAAGGATATTAATAGACCTGAAGGAGAAGAAGGCACGCTTATTTCGTTTGATATTTTAGAAACAGAGGTATGGCTTTGGGTTATTCCTTTTTCTAATGGGAACACAAGTGTAGGTATAGTGGGTCCTACTTCATTTATCAATTCATTATCTAAAAATAATGATACTGCGGAAGCTTTAAAAAACGCAATTCAGAAATCAGATTATTATATTCAACGTTTTGGAGGTGTCGATTTCTTATTTGAACCTGTAAAACTAGAAAATTATTCAAGATCTGTAAAAAAGATGTACGGTGATGGTTTTGCTTTAACAGGTAATAGTTCAGAATTCTTAGATCCTGTATTTTCATCTGGTGTGGCATTTGCTACTGAATCTGGTATGCTATCTGCTAAATTAGTTCACCGACAGTTAAAAGGGGAAAAGATTGACTGGGAAATTGAATTTACCCAATATATGCGATCAGGAATTGATGTCTTTACAACGTATGTAAAGGAGTGGTATACAGGAAATCTTCAAACTTTATTCTTCCATCAACCTGAAAACCCTGATGTTAAAAAGAAAATATGTGCTGTTTTAGCAGGCTATGTTTGGGATGAAACGAATTCTTTCGTAAAAAAACATGATAGCGTTATAAAAAACATGGCGCACCTACTAAAAATGGAGGAAGAAGCTAAAGGAAAATCCTAAGTATAACTTGGGATTTTTTAATATTCGTTCTTTAAGTACTATTTTAAATCTTTCAAAATTAATTTAGCAAATGATTTACCTATTTTAGCAAATCCTTCACCAATATGTGATTCATTTGTAAAGTTACTAACCATTTTATTTCTAGGAGCATATTCACTTCTTACTTCAACCAAAACATTATTTTTATTAGCTGTCTCAATAATTTTTTAGAGTAGTAGTTAGTTTACATCATATAAACATACCATCCTGAATAAATCCGGCCTACTTGTCTTAACAAAGTATACTTTTAACAAAGACTTTCGCTAACATATAATTTTTGATCATTTTTTTCAAAACTTCATTAACTAATTGAATAAATTTAGGGTTCCAAACTCTCTATCTTGATTGTTCTCTTTTTTTCCAAATATCTCCCTCTCTATTTTTCTCATTTAATTCAGCAGAACGATTAGCTGTATATTGACTTTCTATTAAATTTCCTTTAATAATTTTAGATTAGCGTAATCAAATTATACATTTAATCCTGCTTCATCTTTTAGAAAAACAGTTTTTTTAGCAATCTTAATTTCTTGTAAAAAGGATATTATTACAAAAAAGATACAAATAGTAAAATTCTTTTTCTCATAGATTATCATTTTTTTAGAATACATGTAAGCAAACATGTTGTATTAACATTCTAAACAATTACAATGGTATCTTTAGATTATAAGTAATAAACGTAAAAGCCTATTCTATAAATTCTAGAATAGGCTTTTACATTAAATTACATAAAAAATTACAATTACGTAATTGGATTTTGTTTAACTCTATTGAAAACCCAAAATATAATAGGAAAAACTAATAAAGTCAACACTGTGGCTGTTATTAAACCTCCAATGATTACAATTGCTAAAGGTTTTTGACTTTCGGAGCCTATACCTGTACTGATTGCAGCTGGTAACAATCCAATGGAAGCCATTAAAGCCGTCATTACTACAGGTCTTGTTCGCATTTTGACTCCCTTTAAAATGGCATCTTCAATTTTCATTTTTTCTTTTATATTTTGGTGGAATTCTGATATTAATATAACCCCGTTTTGAATACAAATTCCAAATAAGGCTATAAATCCAACACCTCCTGAAATTCCAAAATTCATACCTGTTATATGGAGTGCTAAAATTCCTCCAATAATAGCAAAGGGTACATTAGCTAATACTAATAAGGAATCTTTTATATTTCCAAACATAATGAATAATAAAACAAATATTCCTACTAAACTAATAGGCACCATCTGCCCCAAACGAGTTGTAGCTCGTACTTGGTTTTCAAATTCTCCTGTCCATCCTATACTATATCCTGTAGGTAATTTTAATTTAGCTACATTTCGTTGTGCTTCGGCTATTGTACTTCCTAAATCACGATCTCTAACTGAAAACTTAACTCCAATAAAACGTTTGGTATTATCACGATAAATAAATGCTGGTCCTGTAATCTTTTTAATTTTCGCAAATTCTTTAATTGGTATTTTACTTCCATTAAGAGTTGGCACTAAAAGATTACTCATATCTTTTTCATCTTTTCGGTATTCTTTTAAATAACGAACCCGTACATCAAACTTTCTTTCTCCTTCATATTTTTCAGTAGCCGTTTTTCCTCCAAAAGCCATTTCTAAAACGGCTTGAGCGTCAGAAATTTTAACTCCATAAGCAGCCATTTTATCACGATCTAAAATAACACTAACTTCAGGTTGTCCTACATTACGAAGAATTCCTACATCTTTTATTCCTTCTACATTTTTTATATTAGCAATTACTTGATTGGCAAGCCTATCTAATTCTTCTAAATTTTCACCATAAATTTTTACGGCATTAGAGGCATTAATCCCTGCTACACTTTCTGCTACATTATCAATAATTGGCTGAGAATAATTAAATCCTATACCTTGATATTGTGATAAGTTTTTATCCATTTCACGAACCAAATCATCCATAGAAATTTTTCTTTTCCATTCCTCTTTTGGTTTTAAATTTACCTGCATTTGCACATAATAGAACCCACTAGGATCTGTTCCATCATTACTACGTCCTACTTGACTTAAAACACCATTCACTTCTGGAAATTTTTGCAATTCTTTCCTTAAGACAGCAGTTCTTTTAACTGTTTCTGTTAAACTTTGACTCATCGGAAATTTTGCTTCTACCCACAATGCTCCTTCATTTAATTGAGGTAGGAATTCTGTCCCCATAAACTTAGCTGAAAAAAGAATTATCGCTATTAATGTTCCTGAAATGATTAAAGTAATCCTTTTATTTGCAAAGGTCCAACTAAATCCTTTTTGAACTAAGTTATCCCAAAAATTAACAAATGGATTGTGTTTTTCTTTAACATTTTTATTTAAAAAGATATGACATAGTACAGGAACGAGTGTAAGGGTAAAAATTAAAGCTCCTAATAATGCAAAACCTAATGTATAAGCTAAAGGAGAAAACATTTTTCCTTCTACTTTTTGAAAAGCAAAAATAGGAAGCAAAGCCGTAATAATGATAAGTTTTGAAAAGAAAATAGCCTTACCAAGTGTAGTTCCTGTTTGTTTAATAATTTTCCCTTTTGCTAACTTATTAAATTTATCCATTCCTTTTTATGTGCAAGATGATCTAGAGTCACAAAGATACCTTCCACCATTACGACGGCTCCATCTATAATAATTCCAAAATCAACTGCTCCTAATGATAGTAAATTGGCACTCATTCCTTTTAATTTCAAACATAAGAATGCAAACAGAAGGGATAAAGGGATAATAATTGAAACGGTAACTGTCGTGCGCCAATCGGCCATGAAAAGAAACACAATAACGGTCACAAAAATGATACCTTCAAACATATTGTGCATTACTGTTTCTGTAGTAAAATTCATAAGGTTATCTCGATCATAAAAAGTCACCATTTTTACATCTTTAGGCAAAATAGAAGTGTTTAATTCTTCTATTTTAGCTTTTACTCGTTCTAAAACTTCTTTTGGATTTTCACCTTTTCTCATAACCACAATTCCTTCTACGGCATCGTCATTACTATTTAATCCAACTTGTCCTACACGAGGCATTGCACTTTCATGAACATCAGCAAGGTTTTTAACTAAAATTGGATTGCCTCCAGCATCATCTACTATGATATTCTCTATATCTTGAATACTTCCTAATAGACCAACTCCACGAACTACATAAGCTTGACCATTTTTTTCAATAACATCACCTCCGACATTAATATTACTTTCAGTTACAGCTTCATATACTTGCAACGGTGTGACACCATACTTTGCTAATCTATTTGGGTCTACACTTATTTCATATGTTTTTTCTTGTCCCCCAAAGGCTACTAAGTCTGCAACACCAGGAACGGCTCTTAGCTGTCTATCAATAACCCAATTTTGTAATGTTAACAGTTCTTTACTATCCCTATTTTTACTTTGAAGTGTGTATCTAAAAATTTCACCTGTAGGTCCATAAGGAGGCTGAACATCAGGGGTTACTCCATCTGGCAAAGAAACATTTCGAAGCTGATTATTTACTTGTTGTCGTGCAAAAAAGTCTTCTACATCATCTTCGAAAATGATTTTAATCACTGAAAGTCCAAACATAGTAATGCTTCGAACGCTGGTTTTCTTTTGCACCGAATTCATAGAGATTTCGATAGGGGTAGTTACAAAACGTTCAATCTCTTCTGCACTGCGTCCATTCCATTCTGTTACGATAATAATTTGTGTATTTGTAACGTCTGGAAATGCTTCAATAGGCATATTTTTAAAGGCAACAAAACCTGATATAACGAGTACTGCTACCCAAAAAAAAGTAAAAGGCTTATTCTTTATGGAAAAAGCTATTATATTTTTTATGAATTTGTTCATAATTTATTTTTTAAATTCGGCAATGTACTCTAACGGAAAAGACATTTATGGGTCCTTGTCTATCTGCATTATAACCAGGATTTACTATAAATTGATAAGTACCTGTTAAATACATCTGATTTTTGACTAACTCAGCGGAATAATAAGTTTCTACAATGTGCTCTGGAGTATAATTTAAATAACCATCTCCTAACATAAATCCTTTTCCTCCTGATTTAAGATAATTTTGATGAGGTTTTGATAATCCATTAACTAAATAGGCGAAACCTAAAACATCACTTTTTCTATTCCAACGGTTCCCATTTAAAACACCTCCTAAACTAAAACTTCTGTCTATTTCAGTAAATGCCCATGTTTCATATTTTCCATCGTTCCAACTAAAACGAGCAAAAACACCTAAATCATCAGCTAGTTCTTGTTCTGCATTTAAACCAAATCCATATTTTGTTCCTCCATATGTTCTTACATTTTTTGTATCTGGACTGATAGGATTTAAAAGGATACTTTTTTGATAATCTCCCATATAAGTTGCATTAAAAAAGTAAGGGCTCTAATGGCTCCTGGCCTTTTATTAAAGTTAAATTTATAGGTATATTCTAAATTATGAGAAGAAGATTTAGGGTAATTCCAATTCATATCATTACCATTTGCTGCCAGAGGTAATAAAGCTGTTCCATAACGCAACTCATGTTTAGGCGTTATGTATTCTAAAACAACTGCCGGTGTATACCCACGTGTATTAGCTGCATAATCCCAAGCTCCATTGGCCATTAAACCCCAATTCATAAACTGGGTACGTGCATCATGGCTATAGCGATTATCATCAAAAAAATCAGCAAGACTGACTTTTCCAATGGTAAATGCAAAATAGTTATTGGGTACATATTCATCTAATTGATTAAAATCACTGTGATTATGAAAATAATTTTGAATATCTTTCTTATGTTCTCCTCTATTTAGATCGAATATTTGTTTAAAAAACATTCTTGCTACATAGATTTTGGGTTCTGGATTACCTATCCTAAATGTTTCTCCATTTGTAGCACCTCCTAAACCTAAGGCTTCGCTAAGTCCTGACCCTCCTGCTATTTCAGGATTAAGATAAATACTTGCTCCTTTCCATAATTTTGCTCCTAAATATAATGTTCCTGTAATAGAAGTTTTACTTTCATTCTCTAAAGTCAAACTATTATCCCCAGAATAAGGTGCTTTATACCCTGCTTTCGTTTGATTTATTACCGTAGTTTGTGCGTGAATAGTAAATCCTTTTCGGTGATTGATGGTATCATTAACTTGTGCAAAACCTTGTAATGCAAATAGGATTACTGTTATATAAATTATTTTTTTCATTAGTCGTTTAAAGCGTCGTAAATTAATAATTGGTTATTAGTGATAACCTTTTCTCCTTCATTCAGTCCAGCAGAAATAAATGTTACATTCCCTACTTGTCTAAAAACTTCTACCTGACGTGTTTCAATATTAGAACGGGATTTAAAGATCATTACAAAGTTTTTACTTTTATCAAATATAACGGCATTCGAAGGGACTGCTAACATATAATCATTTTCTTTATAAGACAATACGATATTAGCGCGCATTTCTGGTTTTAATAAAAATTTTGGATTATCTAGTACTATTTGAGCACTCATCGCTTTTGTTTCTGGATTAATTATGTTAAAAATTTTATCAACCTTTCCATAAAATTTTTTATCAGGATAACTCAAGGTTGTTACTTCTGCGTTTTCACCAACTTTAACTAATTCAATATCACTTTCATTAATATTTGCAATTGCCCATACTTTATTAATTTGAGCTATATCAAAAATATTATCTGTTTTATCATCACGTAAAAGCGTGTTTTCATTAATAGATTTTTGAGTAATAAATCCTGCAATAGGAGCGCGAACTTCAAAAATTGATCCCGCATGCACTTGATAAATTGTATTCGTTTCTTGACTTCTTTTTAATTGAGCTAAGGCTTTATTGTAAGCACTCTTAGCTTCTAAAACATCACGCTCAGTATTTAATTTACCTTCGTACATTTCTTGAGCCGCTTTTAAATTACTTTTTGCTACAACTACTTCATTTTTTGCATCATCATAATCTTTTTGAAATCCTGCAACTGAGGTACTCTTAATTGTTGCTAATAATTGTCCTTTTTGAACATAATCTCCTAATTGAACATATACTTTTGTCACATTTCCTCCTACTACTGGATATACTTCTATAAATTTGTTATTATCCGCTGTAATTTTTCCAAAAAATTGAATTTCATTTTTCAATTGTTCTTTTTAATCACCTTTGTTTGAGTAGTCTGAAGCATTTTATCAGTTAAAACAATACCTGTTTCTTTTTGTTCCTTTTTAGCTTCCTCTTTACAAGACACAAACATAATTGCAAATAAAACAGTTGCAACTAATAGATTATCTTTCAATATTTTTCTCATTTCAAAAATTAATTAATGTTTAAATATTTCAACATTGGTAATATAATTAAGGTCTAATCCTGACATAATCCATTGTTTTTTAATCTCATTTTGCTGTATAACGGCTTGATTATAGCTTTCCAAAAAGTCTGTAAACTCAAGAAGGTTTATATTTCTCTTTTGAAAATTAGACAATATTCCTTCATATACTTTTTCTAGATCTGATGTCATATTATTTGTAATTCCACTATATTGCTGCAATTGCTGTTGCCAAACTAAATAAGCGGTTGCTAAATTAGTTTCTAATTCCTGCCTTTTAAGTTCTAAATTATTTTTACTCTGTTCTAGCTGTGCTTTAGCAAGGGCAATGTTTCCTTTGTTTTGTTTCCATAATGGCAGAGGGACTGCAAAGGTAAGATTTATTTGATTTTTAAAAGCTCCTCCTGATTGATCGTATGCTCCTCCAAGCGTTACATCTGGTGTATTAAGTGACTGTTGCCATTTCAAATAAAGTGCTTGACTTTCACTCATTTTTTTAGTCCATAAATA
Coding sequences:
- a CDS encoding NAD(P)/FAD-dependent oxidoreductase, with protein sequence MKQEFVDVLVIGAGPSGCVSASYLHNNGTSVKVVEKTKFPRLVVGESLIPRVMDHFYESGLFPALDSMNFEKKLGARFIRGEEICVFDFSIKHGKGWDWTWQVPRADFDNTLAEEVIRKGIDLEFETEVLDVKFDGSNSITTVKDKNGETKEIHAKFIIDSSGYGRVLPRLLDLDTPSKLDPHSSIFTHVKDINRPEGEEGTLISFDILETEVWLWVIPFSNGNTSVGIVGPTSFINSLSKNNDTAEALKNAIQKSDYYIQRFGGVDFLFEPVKLENYSRSVKKMYGDGFALTGNSSEFLDPVFSSGVAFATESGMLSAKLVHRQLKGEKIDWEIEFTQYMRSGIDVFTTYVKEWYTGNLQTLFFHQPENPDVKKKICAVLAGYVWDETNSFVKKHDSVIKNMAHLLKMEEEAKGKS
- a CDS encoding carbohydrate porin, with protein sequence MGDYQKSILLNPISPDTKNVRTYGGTKYGFGLNAEQELADDLGVFARFSWNDGKYETWAFTEIDRSFSLGGVLNGNRWNRKSDVLGFAYLVNGLSKPHQNYLKSGGKGFMLGDGYLNYTPEHIVETYYSAELVKNQMYLTGTYQFIVNPGYNADRQGPINVFSVRVHCRI
- a CDS encoding carbohydrate porin, which produces MKKIIYITVILFALQGFAQVNDTINHRKGFTIHAQTTVINQTKAGYKAPYSGDNSLTLENESKTSITGTLYLGAKLWKGASIYLNPEIAGGSGLSEALGLGGATNGETFRIGNPEPKIYVARMFFKQIFDLNRGEHKKDIQNYFHNHSDFNQLDEYVPNNYFAFTIGKVSLADFFDDNRYSHDARTQFMNWGLMANGAWDYAANTRGYTPAVVLEYITPKHELRYGTALLPLAANGNDMNWNYPKSSSHNLEYTYKFNFNKRPGAIRALTFLMQLIWEIIKKVSF
- a CDS encoding efflux RND transporter periplasmic adaptor subunit, encoding MKNEIQFFGKITADNNKFIEVYPVVGGNVTKVYVQLGDYVQKGQLLATIKSTSVAGFQKDYDDAKNEVVVAKSNLKAAQEMYEGKLNTERDVLEAKSAYNKALAQLKRSQETNTIYQVHAGSIFEVRAPIAGFITQKSINENTLLRDDKTDNIFDIAQINKVWAIANINESDIELVKVGENAEVTTLSYPDKKFYGKVDKIFNIINPETKAMSAQIVLDNPKFLLKPEMRANIVLSYKENDYMLAVPSNAVIFDKSKNFVMIFKSRSNIETRQVEVFRQVGNVTFISAGLNEGEKVITNNQLLIYDALND
- a CDS encoding TolC family protein; protein product: MGGKKRNEVAFAKSNAELAEIQFQQVLLSLKHQLAQNFCSIYFDNQKIKVLVSQIEKLEFLLDVYNTQAQKGNIALKDVVRLQTLLLSLRNEKNVIAKDIIISQQNLSFITGIPEVIDPVLNEKELLANYTSTLLTKDDMKAKLLEHNPEYLWTKKMSESQALYLKWQQSLNTPDVTLGGAYDQSGGAFKNQINLTFAVPLPLWKQNKGNIALAKAQLEQSKNNLELKRQELETNLATAYLVWQQQLQQYSGITNNMTSDLEKVYEGILSNFQKRNINLLEFTDFLESYNQAVIQQNEIKKQWIMSGLDLNYITNVEIFKH